One window of Metamycoplasma arthritidis genomic DNA carries:
- the nadE gene encoding NAD(+) synthase, giving the protein MTFQESFKRPKLNKKETKIYQTYIKKLSTWILQKVTSANQKGISLGISGGIDSSLLAVICKQIPTIKTYFYHFKTSSNPEIERNINLLAKKFDLNIETIDLSDEFNSLTSKLSINSNQVLGNLKSRLYMSSLYALSQKNETLVCGTDNYDEHFLGYFTKYGDGGCDILPIANIKKSDVYALANMLGVPDEIIDRKPSADLCENQSDEGDLGFSYETFEKWLIDPNLVSKEIADSITHYHKISNHKRLEIPRGPKLK; this is encoded by the coding sequence ATGACATTTCAAGAATCATTTAAACGCCCTAAATTAAACAAAAAAGAAACCAAAATCTACCAAACCTATATCAAGAAATTGAGTACTTGGATTTTGCAAAAAGTTACCTCGGCTAATCAAAAAGGAATTTCATTAGGAATCTCAGGAGGCATTGATAGCTCACTTTTAGCAGTAATTTGCAAACAAATTCCAACGATAAAAACCTATTTCTATCATTTTAAAACGTCAAGCAATCCAGAAATTGAAAGAAACATTAACTTGCTTGCTAAAAAATTTGATCTTAATATTGAAACAATTGACTTAAGTGATGAATTTAATAGTTTAACTTCAAAACTTAGCATTAATTCTAATCAAGTTTTAGGTAATCTAAAATCACGGCTATATATGTCAAGTTTATACGCTCTTAGCCAAAAAAATGAAACGTTAGTGTGTGGAACTGACAATTATGATGAACATTTTTTAGGTTACTTTACAAAATATGGTGATGGCGGATGTGATATTTTGCCAATCGCTAATATTAAAAAATCTGATGTTTATGCTTTAGCTAATATGTTGGGTGTTCCGGATGAAATCATTGATCGAAAACCCAGTGCTGATTTATGCGAAAATCAATCTGATGAAGGTGATTTAGGGTTTAGTTATGAAACTTTTGAAAAATGATTAATTGATCCTAATTTAGTTTCTAAAGAAATTGCTGATTCTATTACTCACTATCATAAAATTTCTAATCACAAACGTCTTGAAATCCCTCGTGGTCCTAAGTTAAAATAA
- the efp gene encoding elongation factor P, with translation MINVNDLKSGVTFQLEGAIYVVLEASHSKQGRGQANVKVKVKDLRTGSTTIRSFTGGEKVERAMIEKTNMDFLYNSGEAIVLMDQETFEQIEIPLNHVEWELNFLKEGQKVMVRKFQEEVLDIELPANVTLKVVSAPDAVKGNTAQAAQKKVTLETDFVVETPLFIKEGEEILVSTETGKYVGRA, from the coding sequence ATGATTAATGTTAATGATTTAAAATCGGGTGTGACTTTTCAATTAGAAGGCGCAATTTATGTTGTTTTAGAAGCTTCGCATTCAAAACAAGGCCGCGGTCAAGCAAATGTTAAGGTTAAAGTAAAGGACTTGCGCACCGGCTCAACTACAATCAGATCGTTCACTGGCGGTGAAAAAGTTGAAAGAGCAATGATTGAAAAAACTAATATGGACTTTTTATACAATTCTGGTGAAGCGATCGTTTTAATGGATCAAGAAACCTTTGAGCAAATTGAAATTCCACTTAATCATGTTGAATGAGAACTTAATTTCTTAAAAGAAGGCCAAAAAGTTATGGTAAGAAAGTTTCAAGAAGAAGTTTTGGATATTGAATTGCCCGCTAATGTGACTCTTAAAGTTGTTTCAGCACCTGATGCAGTTAAAGGTAACACTGCCCAAGCAGCGCAAAAGAAAGTAACTTTAGAAACAGATTTTGTTGTTGAAACACCACTATTTATTAAAGAAGGCGAAGAAATATTAGTTTCTACTGAAACTGGCAAATACGTTGGTAGAGCGTAA
- a CDS encoding MMB_0454 family protein produces the protein MMSEEFVTVNAKMNFAFKVAKEAIVETIEKTFDELEGVVLAAPIELIINADRSNFDLNIKYKVNHLNNFVFETKKMIFLLEQKIFSLINKKPSNINLVFDGIINEI, from the coding sequence ATGATGTCTGAAGAATTTGTTACTGTAAATGCCAAAATGAATTTTGCTTTTAAAGTTGCTAAAGAAGCAATAGTAGAAACAATTGAAAAAACTTTTGATGAACTTGAAGGTGTAGTTTTAGCCGCGCCGATTGAACTTATCATTAATGCGGATCGTAGCAATTTTGACTTGAATATTAAATACAAAGTTAATCATTTAAACAACTTTGTATTTGAAACTAAAAAAATGATTTTTTTACTTGAACAAAAGATTTTTTCGCTTATCAATAAAAAACCAAGCAATATAAATTTAGTCTTTGATGGTATTATTAATGAAATTTAG
- a CDS encoding pseudouridine synthase encodes MTETKDEFEKTIKIQKAISQVGYCSRRQAEELIKQKRIKINHQVATLGQRVLADDQIFIDGKKLNIKPPKFYLVFNKPKNTICTLKDPEKRKTIYEYMGLKEYAYSVGRLDFNSTGIILVTNDGDFANLIAHPSANIKRVYEVVLEKELSEGDFNYLNSNKVILNGKKSSQSLSKLAPFKYSVSLYEGRNHHVKNLFLLVNNYVKELHRVSYGPITDANLKIGKTRHLSESEVQNLKTLALKQKYLGNHQK; translated from the coding sequence ATGACTGAAACTAAAGATGAGTTTGAAAAAACAATTAAAATTCAAAAAGCCATTAGTCAAGTAGGCTATTGTTCGAGAAGACAGGCCGAAGAGCTTATTAAGCAAAAACGGATCAAAATCAATCACCAAGTCGCCACTTTAGGCCAAAGAGTATTAGCGGACGATCAAATCTTTATTGATGGAAAAAAATTAAATATTAAGCCCCCAAAGTTTTATTTAGTTTTTAATAAGCCTAAAAATACTATTTGCACCTTAAAAGATCCTGAAAAAAGAAAAACAATTTACGAGTATATGGGCCTAAAAGAATATGCCTATTCGGTTGGAAGATTGGATTTTAATAGTACAGGAATTATTTTGGTTACTAACGACGGTGATTTTGCTAATTTAATAGCACATCCGTCTGCCAATATTAAAAGAGTTTATGAAGTTGTTCTAGAAAAAGAACTTTCCGAGGGCGATTTTAATTATCTAAATAGTAACAAAGTAATACTAAATGGCAAAAAGTCTAGTCAAAGCCTTAGCAAATTGGCGCCTTTTAAATATAGTGTTAGTTTGTACGAAGGTAGAAACCACCATGTAAAAAATCTCTTTTTACTAGTGAATAATTATGTAAAAGAACTTCATCGCGTAAGTTATGGACCGATCACTGACGCTAATCTAAAGATTGGCAAAACTCGCCATTTGAGTGAAAGCGAAGTACAAAATTTAAAAACGCTTGCCCTTAAACAAAAATATTTAGGCAATCATCAAAAATAA
- a CDS encoding MG284/MPN403 family protein — MEKLRNYNIDLTSSFALKRRLINDFCKLAMAKNEYNKIKSNSAQDKNILDAFLKSLGHDYLKIFTKNFLIKEDLYGSWYLNYWSKTTYYKKLNYVVNLFLRYISDVN; from the coding sequence ATGGAAAAGCTAAGAAACTACAATATTGATTTAACTAGTAGCTTTGCTCTTAAAAGGCGATTAATTAATGACTTTTGTAAGTTAGCAATGGCGAAAAACGAATATAACAAAATTAAAAGTAATTCCGCACAAGATAAAAATATTTTAGATGCATTTTTAAAATCATTGGGCCATGATTATCTGAAGATTTTTACTAAAAATTTTTTGATTAAAGAAGATCTTTATGGAAGTTGGTATCTAAATTATTGATCCAAAACAACGTATTATAAAAAACTGAACTATGTTGTTAATTTATTTTTGAGGTACATTAGCGATGTGAACTAA
- a CDS encoding MHO_1590 family protein, whose protein sequence is MTKKSRIFLWSSLATISVLAIGGTATAMYFHNKKAESKDAKDQNRLKKDNDIKNKKDSNKKESPKEEGPKLNPKDNDDNGGEGNDIEEEPKYKTIPSSEIFPLVNSLDYYDKLNFRNGQAWIDEDMIAFIIKDIVSRMTITYGKIKYSYKVISDQEVLISFIWYSQEKYEKSFRTYRIFVNKV, encoded by the coding sequence ATGACAAAAAAATCAAGAATATTTTTATGAAGTTCACTAGCTACCATCTCGGTCTTAGCAATTGGTGGAACCGCAACAGCTATGTACTTTCATAATAAAAAAGCTGAATCAAAAGATGCCAAGGATCAAAATCGACTTAAAAAAGATAACGATATTAAAAATAAGAAGGATAGTAATAAAAAAGAATCGCCTAAAGAAGAAGGACCGAAGTTAAATCCCAAAGATAATGACGATAATGGTGGCGAAGGCAACGACATTGAAGAAGAGCCTAAATATAAAACTATCCCTTCAAGCGAAATTTTTCCGTTGGTCAATAGTCTTGATTATTATGATAAGCTAAATTTCCGCAATGGACAAGCTTGAATTGACGAAGATATGATTGCTTTTATCATTAAAGACATTGTTAGTCGTATGACAATTACTTATGGCAAAATCAAATACTCGTATAAAGTCATTTCTGACCAAGAAGTTTTAATTAGTTTTATTTGATATTCACAAGAAAAGTACGAAAAATCATTTAGAACTTATCGCATTTTTGTTAATAAAGTATAA
- a CDS encoding YcsE-related riboflavin metabolism phosphatase → MTKYKIIAFDIDGTLLPFGIDELSPRLKEMFEKLKANGYINVLCTGRDIFTVGKQINNPYVDYFIGANGTFILDLRTNEYVFEKTIAYEDYLKFQEFAKENQLAFSFVGNKWGYYNDLFNIDHWYYRPYKDKFLSVEEFQKQNDKNYLITVTCKNPQEVSKKLTKFFEDNNIDLWVLAEWSGGVFISAREITKATGLKILTDLLGYSLEEVVAFGDSENDIEMLRAVGLGIAMGNGEDVTKEVANEICLPVTEDGPYFKLREKGFFY, encoded by the coding sequence ATGACAAAATACAAAATTATCGCTTTTGACATTGATGGTACACTGCTTCCATTTGGAATTGATGAGCTTTCACCACGTCTAAAAGAAATGTTTGAAAAACTAAAAGCAAACGGATATATTAATGTTCTTTGCACCGGCCGTGATATTTTTACTGTTGGCAAGCAAATCAATAATCCTTATGTTGACTATTTTATTGGTGCGAATGGAACTTTTATTTTAGATTTAAGAACTAACGAATATGTTTTTGAAAAAACAATTGCTTATGAAGATTATTTAAAATTCCAGGAATTTGCCAAAGAAAACCAATTAGCATTTTCGTTTGTTGGTAATAAATGAGGCTACTATAACGATCTTTTTAATATTGATCACTGATACTATCGTCCTTATAAAGATAAATTCCTTTCAGTCGAAGAATTTCAAAAGCAAAACGATAAAAATTATTTAATTACCGTAACTTGCAAAAATCCTCAAGAAGTTTCAAAAAAACTTACTAAATTCTTTGAAGATAACAACATTGATCTATGAGTTTTAGCCGAATGAAGTGGTGGCGTATTTATTTCTGCTAGAGAAATTACCAAAGCAACTGGTCTAAAAATCCTAACTGATCTTTTAGGATATTCGTTAGAAGAAGTTGTTGCCTTTGGTGATAGTGAAAATGACATCGAAATGCTTCGAGCTGTTGGACTAGGAATTGCAATGGGCAATGGTGAAGATGTTACCAAAGAAGTAGCTAATGAAATTTGTTTACCAGTTACTGAAGATGGACCGTATTTTAAACTTCGTGAAAAAGGTTTTTTTTACTAA
- a CDS encoding tRNA pseudouridine synthase B — MFYQINKKRGISSFKAIKEFAKENHIKKIGHAGTLDPLAQGLLIVATDQDTKMLSLIANDDKEYYVKAFLHRSSASYDEGEPITYLENKHITKEMLLKVLDELKNTTTQLPPAFSAKKVNGVRSYLLARDNKNVVLKPNAIKIHYIKLIDFNYEEQSFIFETKVSKGTYIRSMVHDIGLMLATDACTNILKRTKVGNISLDEKNNFSKINDIRKLFGVSLYTLTKNQIILLAKQQPLFIENLAMQNDQTIFTFLNEIIGYGTVEHGNIKFTKLFYPVLDKIIKGE, encoded by the coding sequence ATGTTTTATCAAATCAATAAAAAAAGAGGGATTTCAAGCTTCAAAGCTATTAAAGAATTTGCCAAAGAAAATCATATTAAAAAAATTGGTCACGCCGGTACTTTAGATCCTCTAGCACAAGGACTTTTAATAGTCGCAACTGACCAAGACACTAAAATGCTTTCTTTGATTGCAAACGATGATAAAGAATATTATGTAAAAGCTTTTTTACATCGTTCAAGTGCAAGTTACGATGAAGGTGAACCAATTACCTATTTAGAAAATAAACACATCACTAAAGAAATGTTGCTAAAAGTTTTAGATGAGCTTAAAAATACCACCACACAACTACCACCTGCTTTTAGCGCCAAAAAAGTAAATGGGGTACGAAGCTATTTACTAGCAAGGGATAATAAAAATGTGGTTCTAAAACCTAATGCCATTAAAATTCACTACATAAAATTAATTGATTTTAACTATGAAGAGCAGAGTTTTATTTTTGAAACTAAAGTATCAAAAGGCACTTATATTCGGTCGATGGTGCATGATATAGGTCTAATGTTGGCCACCGATGCTTGCACAAATATTTTGAAAAGAACTAAGGTTGGAAACATTTCTTTAGATGAAAAAAATAACTTTTCAAAAATTAATGATATTAGGAAATTATTTGGGGTATCATTATATACGTTAACAAAAAATCAAATTATTTTGCTCGCCAAACAGCAGCCGCTTTTTATTGAAAATTTGGCAATGCAAAATGATCAAACAATATTTACTTTCTTAAACGAAATAATCGGATACGGAACGGTCGAACATGGTAATATAAAATTTACCAAACTTTTTTACCCCGTTTTAGACAAGATTATTAAAGGAGAATAG
- a CDS encoding phosphopantetheine-binding protein → MDIQKLVFNEIKKLTRNSFDASSSLKDLDIDSLDFIVLVTSVEEKYNITISDDELMKLKTIQDIIDCLNKKLN, encoded by the coding sequence ATGGACATTCAAAAATTAGTGTTTAACGAAATTAAAAAATTAACTAGAAATAGTTTTGATGCTTCATCAAGTCTAAAAGACCTTGATATTGATAGTTTAGATTTTATTGTCCTAGTGACGAGCGTTGAAGAAAAATACAACATAACCATTAGTGATGATGAACTAATGAAGCTAAAAACTATTCAAGATATTATTGATTGTTTAAATAAAAAATTAAATTAA
- a CDS encoding MHO_1580 family protein translates to MQRSAVSQQQIIQEKLLYRLERRIFSQTYVNANESFELKVRKLLETDELIIEFHYTNRDARLTNVEAIATINNKEIHFNRVNSSGGKYVFAAILKKDKDWNNFKWIDLKNINFELATKEGYWQTYQKLYGITYYFGHPSMQKDINVSSEGINLRLLTLFSIKCFNEEDIQKSAFKNSYSEWLNFVAIPRELKQGVWNQVLYDLELYKTTSKDNKKNYNLNQTDHNGIKVKGTIANRSIEGKFQLICNIFGKENTIAINSNSYYDHRQKKTIFSPDHLQSQLGLLLPLNFYGNFSHQTTIDFGDQLKDFKLTYNQKISNPYFSPTIGKVKLKTIEYNKIPMLEKWQTIKYENINKINKENITLEEIGKIGGE, encoded by the coding sequence ATGCAACGGTCAGCAGTTTCGCAACAACAAATCATTCAAGAAAAACTACTCTATCGACTTGAAAGAAGAATTTTCAGTCAAACTTATGTGAATGCCAATGAAAGTTTTGAACTAAAAGTAAGAAAGCTACTAGAAACTGATGAATTAATTATTGAGTTTCATTACACCAACCGTGACGCTCGCTTAACTAATGTAGAAGCAATTGCAACCATTAACAATAAAGAAATTCATTTTAATAGAGTGAATTCGAGTGGCGGAAAATATGTGTTTGCCGCCATTCTTAAAAAAGATAAAGATTGAAATAATTTCAAATGAATTGATTTAAAAAACATTAATTTTGAACTAGCCACTAAAGAGGGTTACTGGCAAACATATCAAAAGCTTTATGGCATAACTTATTATTTTGGCCACCCTAGCATGCAAAAGGACATTAATGTATCTAGCGAAGGCATCAATCTAAGATTGCTTACTCTATTTTCAATTAAGTGCTTTAATGAAGAGGATATTCAAAAAAGTGCTTTTAAAAATAGTTACAGTGAATGGCTAAATTTTGTAGCAATCCCACGCGAACTTAAACAGGGTGTTTGAAACCAAGTTTTATATGATTTAGAACTTTATAAAACGACATCAAAAGATAATAAAAAAAACTACAACCTAAATCAAACTGATCATAATGGCATTAAAGTAAAAGGAACAATTGCAAATCGATCAATTGAAGGGAAGTTTCAATTAATTTGCAATATTTTTGGCAAAGAAAACACAATTGCAATTAACTCCAATAGTTATTATGACCATCGACAAAAGAAAACCATATTTAGTCCCGACCATTTGCAATCACAATTAGGCTTGTTATTACCACTCAATTTTTATGGTAATTTTAGTCACCAAACAACAATTGATTTTGGCGATCAATTAAAAGATTTTAAATTAACTTACAATCAAAAAATTTCAAATCCTTATTTTTCGCCAACAATTGGAAAAGTAAAACTTAAAACAATTGAGTACAACAAGATCCCCATGTTAGAAAAATGACAAACCATCAAGTATGAAAACATTAATAAGATTAATAAAGAAAATATTACATTAGAAGAAATAGGAAAAATTGGAGGTGAATAA
- the prfA gene encoding peptide chain release factor 1 has product MEKTMYTSLISIKEKYELLAQELTKLEIFNDIKKYTKIQKEHASIEDIAIAFINYLAAESSYNLSKEILQNEKDEELIALAKEDIDEQSTLMQKLEQELKELLLPQDENDNKNVIMEIRGAAGGDEGDIFSGDLFKMYQKFCEANDFKIKIVDSVYGTAGGYSRIVFIVKGEKVFSKLKFERGVHRVQRVPQTETQGRVHTSTATVTVLPEVDDDVKIEIRPEDIEVDVFRSSGAGGQSVNTTDSAVRITHKKTGIIVTSQDERSQIMNRETALKILKAKLYEIEVKKREEEEQGLRKLAGTGDRSEKIRTYNYPQDRITDHRIGFSLSLKNVMEGNLDKIIDALIADEKALKIKAAGF; this is encoded by the coding sequence ATGGAAAAGACAATGTACACCTCTTTAATTTCAATTAAAGAAAAATATGAATTATTAGCTCAAGAACTAACTAAGCTAGAAATTTTTAACGATATTAAAAAATACACTAAAATTCAAAAAGAACATGCTTCAATTGAAGACATCGCTATCGCTTTTATTAATTATTTAGCCGCAGAATCGTCATATAACTTATCAAAAGAAATTTTGCAAAACGAAAAGGATGAAGAGTTAATTGCCTTGGCAAAAGAAGATATTGATGAGCAAAGCACATTAATGCAAAAGCTTGAACAAGAGCTAAAAGAACTACTACTTCCTCAAGATGAAAATGACAACAAAAATGTCATTATGGAAATAAGAGGAGCGGCCGGTGGCGATGAAGGTGATATTTTTTCTGGCGATTTGTTTAAAATGTATCAAAAGTTCTGTGAAGCAAATGACTTTAAAATAAAAATTGTTGATTCAGTATACGGCACTGCTGGTGGATATAGTAGAATCGTTTTCATAGTTAAGGGTGAAAAAGTCTTTTCTAAATTGAAATTTGAACGTGGTGTGCATCGTGTACAAAGAGTGCCTCAAACCGAGACTCAAGGAAGAGTTCACACTTCAACTGCAACAGTTACAGTTCTTCCCGAAGTTGATGATGATGTTAAAATTGAAATTAGACCAGAAGACATCGAAGTTGATGTTTTTCGTAGCTCTGGTGCTGGTGGACAATCAGTTAACACCACTGACTCAGCAGTACGGATTACTCACAAAAAAACTGGCATTATAGTAACTAGTCAAGATGAACGTAGTCAAATTATGAACCGTGAAACTGCTTTAAAAATTCTTAAAGCTAAACTCTATGAAATTGAAGTTAAAAAGCGGGAAGAAGAAGAACAAGGCTTAAGAAAATTGGCAGGAACTGGTGATCGTAGCGAAAAAATTCGTACCTATAATTATCCTCAAGATCGAATTACCGATCATCGAATTGGCTTTTCACTTTCGCTTAAAA